In Myxococcales bacterium, a single genomic region encodes these proteins:
- a CDS encoding D-alanine--D-alanine ligase, translated as MSKRRVGVVMGGLSAERDVSLRTGEGVIDALRGRGHDVVPIEWGPETPGIDVLLRSADIDVVFLALHGRGGEDGCVQGLCELLGLPYTGSPLLSSALAMDKLKAKELFRLHNVPTPPYYVVSAADLPELEETHGSFGFPVIVKPRSEGSSVGMAKADNLAELARAIDAALVHDPSVLVERFVKGAEVHVGLLDGKVLGAIEVVPKSGIYDYASKYTPGATEYIAPPRLPPTRVRGVMNLAERASKALGCTGACRVDVLVTEGENEYVLEVNTLPGMTPTSLLPKIAQAAGVDYATLCESILEGAALHGALGVEKRTSRISRVALTEKAEAAPRSSRTRTAAKQRRVG; from the coding sequence ATGAGCAAAAGGCGCGTGGGTGTCGTGATGGGGGGATTGAGCGCGGAACGCGACGTTTCGCTCCGCACTGGTGAAGGCGTCATCGACGCGCTTCGCGGTCGCGGACACGACGTCGTCCCCATCGAATGGGGCCCTGAAACGCCGGGCATCGATGTCCTCTTGCGAAGCGCCGACATCGACGTCGTCTTCCTGGCGCTCCACGGGCGCGGCGGCGAAGACGGTTGCGTCCAAGGCCTCTGCGAGCTGCTCGGATTGCCCTACACCGGCTCGCCGCTCCTCTCCTCCGCTTTGGCCATGGACAAGCTGAAGGCCAAGGAGCTCTTCCGGCTCCACAACGTGCCGACGCCTCCGTATTACGTGGTCTCGGCCGCCGACCTTCCGGAGCTCGAAGAGACCCACGGCAGCTTCGGCTTTCCCGTCATCGTCAAGCCGCGCTCTGAAGGCTCGTCGGTGGGCATGGCGAAGGCCGACAACCTCGCCGAGCTGGCCCGCGCCATCGACGCAGCGCTCGTGCACGACCCCTCGGTCTTGGTCGAGCGCTTCGTGAAGGGCGCCGAGGTTCACGTGGGCCTCCTCGATGGCAAGGTCCTCGGCGCCATCGAGGTGGTGCCCAAGAGCGGCATCTACGACTACGCGTCGAAGTACACGCCCGGCGCGACCGAGTACATCGCGCCGCCTCGACTGCCGCCGACGCGCGTTCGCGGTGTCATGAACCTCGCCGAGCGCGCTTCCAAGGCGCTTGGGTGCACCGGCGCCTGCCGCGTCGACGTCCTCGTGACGGAGGGCGAGAACGAGTACGTCCTTGAGGTCAACACGCTCCCCGGCATGACGCCGACGTCGCTCCTACCCAAGATCGCGCAGGCGGCGGGCGTCGACTACGCCACGCTCTGCGAGTCGATCCTCGAGGGGGCAGCGCTCCACGGCGCCCTCGGCGTCGAGAAGCGCACGTCGCGCATCTCGCGCGTCGCGCTGACGGAAAAGGCCGAAGCCGCGCCTCGCTCCTCGCGCACCCGCACCGCCGCCAAGCAACGCCGCGTCGGCTGA
- a CDS encoding dihydrofolate reductase, with amino-acid sequence MARPQCSVFIAASLDGFIARPSGAIDWLSIVERPGKAYGWKAFFDSVDTLLMGRKTYETALGFDAWPYAGKRCVVLTHEAPRSRHGEAFYRGDFTELVERLGAEGARRVYVDGGTVIAQLLGAQLIDDVTVSVIPVLLGEGAPLAPAIGRDVRLALTGHRAFESGLVQLRYRVMAGVEQAAAD; translated from the coding sequence ATGGCCCGCCCGCAATGCTCGGTCTTCATCGCCGCGAGCCTCGACGGCTTCATCGCTCGACCCAGCGGCGCCATCGACTGGCTCTCCATCGTCGAGCGTCCCGGCAAAGCCTACGGCTGGAAGGCGTTCTTTGACTCCGTCGACACCCTGCTCATGGGGCGGAAGACCTACGAGACCGCGCTGGGCTTCGACGCATGGCCCTACGCGGGTAAGCGATGCGTGGTCCTCACGCACGAGGCACCGCGCTCGCGGCACGGCGAGGCGTTCTATCGCGGCGACTTCACGGAGCTCGTCGAGCGCCTCGGCGCCGAGGGCGCGCGGCGCGTTTACGTCGACGGAGGCACCGTCATCGCGCAGCTCCTCGGCGCGCAGCTCATCGACGACGTCACCGTGTCCGTCATCCCGGTTTTGCTCGGCGAAGGCGCGCCACTGGCACCCGCGATCGGTCGCGACGTTCGGCTCGCGCTCACCGGACATCGCGCCTTCGAGAGCGGCTTGGTGCAGCTCCGCTATCGGGTGATGGCGGGCGTGGAGCAAGCCGCCGCCGATTGA
- a CDS encoding FHIPEP family type III secretion protein — protein sequence MMIVPLPTWLLDGLISLNLSAAVTLLLVVLYVPDALAIATFPTVLLLTTLFRLGLNVSATRLILLHGDAGDVIRAFGTFVVQGNYVVGAIVFLILTIIQFVVIAKGSERVAEVGARFVLDAMPGKQMAIDAELRTGAIDSAEARRRRRTLLRESQFYGAMDGAMKFVKGDVIASLIITAVNIFGGLAIGVGQRGMPVGDALKRYGLLTIGDGLVSQIPALVISTAAGVLVTRVASEENETPLGRELSTQLLGSPKALFAASLFVALLGVVPGLPTLPFLVVAALLFVASRRATRRLEEARREREANVEGSRDGFAPLVPLWRVELPAESTAALGDVATQLDGVRRDLFLELGLPLPKAVLTLASGLPSGHLAISLRDVPQAIVPAGDLGAATEAIRNLLRRRAGELLGLSETQKLLDELEGVQPATVRAVVPKPVSLTLLTDILRRLVDEGISIRDLSAILQSLSGHAALEKDPLSLAELVRADLRRATTFRLTRGAGHLEVVTLDPTVEDIVRRSVTRTTAGAFLTLAPQAARDIVSAMRRAVAEASASEGRPEGAEPRTIVLTQPDIRRFVRKLVETDLPEVAVVSFADLLPEISVRPAARAHLADLG from the coding sequence ATGATGATCGTGCCGCTGCCGACCTGGCTGCTCGACGGCCTCATCTCGCTGAACCTCTCGGCGGCGGTGACCTTGTTGCTCGTCGTTCTCTACGTGCCTGACGCGCTCGCCATCGCGACGTTTCCGACGGTGCTGCTCCTGACGACGCTCTTCCGGCTCGGGCTCAACGTCTCGGCGACGCGTCTCATTCTTCTGCACGGCGACGCCGGCGACGTGATTCGCGCCTTCGGAACGTTCGTGGTTCAGGGCAACTACGTCGTCGGCGCCATCGTGTTTCTGATCCTGACGATCATCCAGTTCGTCGTCATCGCCAAGGGCTCAGAGCGGGTCGCCGAGGTGGGGGCGCGCTTTGTCCTCGACGCGATGCCGGGCAAGCAGATGGCCATCGACGCCGAGCTGCGCACCGGCGCCATCGACAGCGCCGAGGCGCGGCGCCGCAGGCGGACCTTGCTGCGCGAGAGCCAGTTCTACGGCGCCATGGATGGGGCGATGAAGTTCGTGAAGGGCGACGTCATCGCGTCGCTGATCATCACGGCGGTCAACATCTTCGGTGGCCTCGCCATCGGCGTGGGTCAGCGAGGCATGCCCGTCGGCGACGCGCTAAAGCGCTACGGCCTCTTGACCATCGGTGACGGCCTTGTCTCGCAGATCCCCGCCCTCGTGATCTCGACGGCCGCCGGCGTGCTCGTCACGCGCGTCGCCAGCGAGGAGAACGAGACGCCGCTCGGCCGCGAGCTCAGCACGCAGCTCTTGGGCTCCCCGAAAGCGCTCTTCGCGGCATCGCTGTTCGTCGCGCTGCTCGGCGTCGTGCCCGGGCTTCCTACGCTCCCCTTCCTCGTCGTGGCGGCGCTCTTGTTCGTCGCCTCGCGCCGAGCCACGCGGCGCCTCGAGGAGGCGCGCCGCGAGCGTGAGGCCAACGTCGAGGGCTCGCGCGACGGCTTCGCGCCGCTGGTGCCGCTTTGGCGCGTCGAATTGCCAGCGGAGAGCACAGCCGCGCTGGGCGACGTTGCCACCCAGCTCGACGGCGTTCGCCGCGACCTGTTCCTCGAGCTCGGGCTTCCTTTGCCGAAGGCCGTCTTGACGCTCGCGTCAGGGCTCCCGTCGGGGCACCTCGCCATTTCGCTGCGCGACGTGCCGCAGGCGATCGTGCCGGCTGGCGACTTGGGCGCGGCCACGGAGGCGATTCGGAACCTTCTGCGGCGCCGCGCTGGTGAGCTCTTGGGGCTCTCCGAGACGCAAAAGCTGCTCGACGAGCTCGAAGGGGTGCAGCCGGCGACGGTGCGTGCCGTCGTGCCGAAGCCCGTGTCGCTCACGCTCCTTACGGACATCCTGCGACGACTCGTCGACGAAGGGATCTCGATCCGCGACCTGTCGGCCATCCTGCAGTCGCTCTCGGGCCACGCCGCGCTCGAGAAGGATCCGCTCTCGCTCGCGGAGCTCGTGCGGGCCGATTTGCGCCGCGCCACGACCTTCCGACTCACGCGCGGTGCAGGGCATTTGGAGGTCGTGACGCTCGATCCAACGGTCGAAGACATCGTGCGCCGATCCGTCACGCGAACGACGGCGGGAGCGTTCTTGACGCTCGCACCGCAAGCCGCGAGAGACATCGTGAGCGCCATGCGCCGCGCCGTGGCGGAAGCGAGCGCGAGCGAAGGTCGTCCCGAGGGAGCCGAGCCCCGGACCATCGTGCTCACGCAGCCGGACATTCGCCGCTTCGTGCGCAAGCTCGTCGAAACCGACTTGCCCGAGGTCGCTGTGGTGAGCTTCGCGGACCTGCTCCCGGAGATTTCGGTGCGTCCCGCGGCGCGGGCGCACTTGGCAGATTTGGGCTGA